A DNA window from Syngnathus typhle isolate RoL2023-S1 ecotype Sweden linkage group LG2, RoL_Styp_1.0, whole genome shotgun sequence contains the following coding sequences:
- the LOC133170792 gene encoding neural cell adhesion molecule 2-like isoform X5: MAFHTEASRSRLIIYNASVEDAGIYRCRATEASGRMAEASVVLEIYQRLTFRDIQSPQEFRYGDTAEVLCDVISSPVPQVVWSYQGREITEERHSRFKMLTNNSLQIHRVTKADEGVYRCEASVEARGEIDHVDIAVVVNVPPVLSVTQQSFNATADYQESVTFTCITSGSPDPVVTWHRKGQRLEPSDQYILSQLEGGRNMLTIRNIRQVDGGFYYCKSANKAGSQEMELFLKVFVQPHITHLKNVTAVEGNGAMILCMAEGEPLPDISWRRASDGRTFVDGDKSQDGRFEVRAHHGKSVLTVSGVRLADLGRFDCEALSRIGGHQKSMFLDIEYVPKFLSNHTIYYSWEGNPVNISCDVMSNPPATLLWGREHFAISPEGTSNTRVHNAMGKSLLEVTPMSDRDFGRYNCTARNNVGIRYQEFILAQADVPSNPHSLRLSAISRRLAAVTFVKPDSHGGVPIGYYLVQYKELGPQDWKDVRSHSVHTTVVLSGLEPNTTYEVRVAAVNEMGQGEFSHMETFQTLPVREPSPPAVHGQRGLGKAYKLGLVKQDDGGMPIVEYIVKYKTDKEEQWMTKLVPGSNDFATLQPLQWNTRYEVEITARNVKGLSEPTFYQFFMPQKPEITESLFNGLSLGAVVGLGLGALLLLLVLVDVSCFFLRHCGLLMCITRKLRSKKTATGGKEMEEGKAAYLILLKSNCRATAASTLSRTTTKHRRDGEGGRRRGQLSRKKIRITRPKP, translated from the exons ATGGCGTTTCACACGGAGGCATCGCGATCCCGGCTCATAATCTACAACGCCAGTGTGGAGGACGCCGGCATCTACCGCTGCCGGGCCACTGAAGCCAGTGGTCGCATGGCGGAGGCATCAGTGGTGCTGGAGATTTACC AGAGGCTGACTTTTCGAGACATCCAGTCGCCGCAGGAATTCCGCTACGGTGATACGGCGGAGGTGctgtgtgatgtcatcagctCGCCGGTGCCGCAGGTCGTGTGGTCCTACCAGGGGAGGGAGATCACTGAGGAACGCCACA GCAGGTTCAAAATGCTGACAAACAACAGCCTGCAGATCCACCGCGTGACCAAAGCGGACGAGGGAGTGTACCGCTGCGAGGCCAGCGTGGAGGCTCGCGGCGAGATCGACCATGTGGATATCGCCGTGGTGGTCAACG TTCCCCCGGTTCTGTCCGTTACCCAACAGTCATTCAACGCCACCGCCGACTACCAGGAGTCCGTCACCTTTACTTGCATCACCTCCGGATCGCCCGACCCTGTGGTAACATGGCACAG GAAAGGCCAGCGACTGGAGCCATCGGATCAGTACATTCTAAGTCAACTGGAAGGGGGGCGGAACATGCTCACCATCCGCAACATCCGTCAGGTTGACGGAGGCTTCTACTACTGCAAGTCTGCCAACAAGGCCGGCTCTCAGGAGATGGAGCTCTTCCTCAAAGTATTTG TCCAGCCCCACATCACACACCTGAAGAATGTGACAGCGGTGGAGGGCAACGGCGCCATGATTCTCTGCATGGCTGAGGGCGAGCCGTTGCCGGACATCTCCTGGAGACGAGCCAGCGATGGGCGGACCTTTGTGGACGGAGACAAG AGCCAGGACGGACGCTTCGAGGTGCGCGCTCACCACGGCAAATCGGTGCTGACCGTCAGCGGCGTGAGGCTTGCCGACCTGGGCCGCTTCGACTGTGAGGCGCTCAGCAGGATCGGAGGGCATCAGAAGAGCATGTTCCTTGACATTGAGT ACGTACCAAAGTTCTTGAGCAACCACACCATCTACTATTCTTGGGAGGGCAACCCAGTGAACATCAGCTGTGATGTGATGTCCAACCCGCCCGCCACTTTGCTGTGGGGGAGGGAACACTTTGCCATCTCGCCGGAAGGGACCAGCAACACTCGGGTGCACAACGCCATGGGCAAGTCTCTACTAGAG GTTACGCCGATGTCCGACAGGGACTTTGGTCGTTACAACTGCACCGCCCGCAATAACGTCGGCATTCGCTACCAGGAATTTATTCTGGCCCAGGCAG ATGTGCCGTCCAACCCGCACTCGCTACGCCTGTCAGCCATCTCCCGGCGTTTGGCCGCCGTCACGTTCGTGAAGCCGGATTCCCACGGCGGCGTGCCCATCGGCTATTACCTGGTGCAGTACAAGGAGTTGGGCCCACAAGACTGGAAGGACGTCCGATCGCATAGTGTGCACA CGACGGTGGTGCTGAGCGGCCTGGAGCCCAATACGACGTACGAGGTTCGAGTGGCGGCCGTCAATGAGATGGGTCAGGGCGAGTTCAGTCACATGGAGACTTTCCAGACTTTACCCGTCC GAGAACCGAGCCCACCAGCAGTCCACGGGCAGAGAGGACTGGGCAAAGCCTACAAGCTGGGCTTGGTCAAGCAGGATGATGGCGGCATGCCCATCGTGGAATATATCGTCAAGTACAAGACA GATAAAGAAGAGCAATGGATGACCAAGCTGGTTCCGGGCTCCAATGACTTTGCCACTTTGCAGCCGCTGCAGTGGAACACCCGATACGAGGTGGAGATTACGGCCCGCAATGTTAAAGGCTTGTCGGAGCCCACCTTCTATCAGTTCTTCATGCCACAGAAACCGGAAATCACAG AATCCCTCTTCAACGGGCTGAGCCTCGGGGCGGTGGTGGGCCTGGGCCTGGGAGCGCTCCTCCTGCTTCTTGTCCTTGTGGATGTCAGCTGCTTCTTCCTGCGCCACTGTGGTCTGCTGATGTGCATCACGCGCAAGCTGCGCAGCAAAAAGACAGCCACCGGCGGCAAAGAAATGGAAGAGGGCAAGGCCGCCTACCT GATACTATTGAAATCAAACTGCAGGGCGACCGCCGCATCCACCCTAAGCCGGACGACAACAAAGCATAGaagggatggggaggggggccGGCGGCGGGGGCAGCTTTCCCGCAAGAAAATTCGGATCACCAGACCAAAACCCTAA